The window ACCGTGCTGGCAACTGGCGCTGTTCGGCACGCCCCTGCACGAGGTCATGCTGATCGATGCCGGCGGTGCGGGGCTGGCGCTGTATCTGCCCGGCCATGACCCGGCCCTGCGCCAATGCAGCAACCTGGACGCGGTACACGACACGCTGGCGACCTTGCTGCTGGAGCCCGATGCCCGCCAAGCCTTCACGGCCTACATCAGGCAGGACCAGCGCACGCACTTTCTCGACCTGTTGCAGCAGAACCTCGACGCCACAGGCAATACTGCCTATGACCGCCCTTGGCAGCGCGCAGCGCAAGCGGACCTGCGTCCCACACGCGTGGCCATCACGGCCGAGCCTTTCGGCCACTACCAGGACCTGCACCTGGCCCGCCTCAAGCACGAAGCCAGCCTGCTGGCGGTCCCCACCGCGATGGCCGATGCCAACGCGCGGGCCAGGCGCCTGGATGAGTGGGAAAACCTTGGCCTGGATGCACTGAATATTGCCGTGTTCTTCATCCCAGGTGCAGGCACCCTGATGCTGGCCGTCACGGCCTGCCAACTGCTCGGCGAGGCCTTCGAAGGCTACCAGGCCTGGCATGAAGGCGACCGTCACCTGGCGCTGCGCCACCTGGAGGCGGTTGGCCTGAACCTGGCCCTGATCGGCGGCTTCGTGGCGGCGGGCAAGGTGGTACCCAAGCTGTTCAACAGCCCGTTGATGGAAAGCCTGCAGCAGGTACGCGGCAGCGACGGGCGCTACCGGCTCTGGAATGAAGACCTCACCCCCTACCGCAGTGCCGTGACACTGCCGCAAACCCTGCAGCCCAATGCACTTGGCCAGTACCTGTACCAGGGCCGGTATTTCATCCGCATGGACGGCCAGCTCTTCGAACAACGCTTTGACCACAACCTGCAGCAATGGCGGGCCATTCACCCCGACACGCCCGATGCCTGGCAGCCACCGCTGGCGCACAATGCCCAAGGTGCCTGGCGCGGCCAGCATGAACAACCCGGCCAGTGGCCATTCGCGAAGCTGGCGCGCCGTCTTGGCGAGGCGTATGCCGCGTTTACACCAGAACAGCTGGCTAAGGCAGGGCGCCTCTGCGGCATCGACACCGCGCAGTTGCGCCGGGTGCACCTGGAAGGCCGAGCAACGCCCCCGCTGTTGCTCGATGCCCTGCAACGCATGGCGGCACAGGCCGAGGTCGAGGCGTTGGCCGACAAGGCCACGCCGGGCCTGTTCGAGCGCCTCTACAACGGCAGCGCGCCCACCACCCCGTCAACGCAGAAACTGCTCGCTGCCTATCCGCGGCTTTCCCCTGCCCTGGCCACGTGTTTGCTGACACCGCTGGGCGAGGCTGAATCGCTCGCCTGGCAACAGCAGGGTCAGCTACCCATTCAGGTTCGCCAGGCACTGGAACAGGTGCACAGCGAGCTGCCCCTGGTACGCGCCCTGGAGGGTGTGCTTCAGCCGGCCCGAGCCAGCAGCGACAGCGAACGCCTGCTGTTCAGCGCCCTGGATGCCATGCCCGACTGGCCTGCGGACCTGCGCCTGGAGCTGCATGGCGCAAGCCCCCAAGGCCCTTTGCTGGAGCATGTCGGCAGCGACCAGGCCAGCACACTGCGCCGTGTGATCAAAACGACCGAAGGCTATGAGGTCGACCGGGGCGAGCGCCCTGCACCTGGACCGCGTGATCCGGACCTCTGCCGTGCCATAGAGCAGGCACTGCCACGCTCGCATCGCGATACGCTGGGTTTCCCGACGGCCGATGGCAGCTCGCTACGCCAGCGCGTACTGGGTTGGGTCGACCTGCACAGGCAGACACTGGCCCAACGCCTCTGGGGTCATCGCGCGCTGCTGCGCAAGCCCATGGGCAGCTTGCGCGGCGGTCGGCCGCTTGACCCCGAACCGCCTCAGCCGCGCCTGGCAGGCTCGCTGGCCGGGGCCTATCGGCGCTTGTTCCCCGACGCCACCGACTGGGAATTCGAAAACTGGCTCGGCAACGACGAGGACAACCCGTACGTCGATGACATTCGCTCACCCACACAGCGGCTGCACGACCTGCAGCAGCGTCTGGATACTTTGCGCCGCGACCTGCATGAATGGGCCCGGCCCGATCCGCAGCGCCCTCACCAGCGGCACCTGGCCATCCGCCCCATCCTCAACGCCTGGCGGCGGCTGTCGACCGTAGCGCTTGAAGGGGGTGGCAGCCTGCACAGCCTGGACCTGTCCGGCCTGGAGCTGGACAACCAGGACTTGGCCAGCCTGGCCTTGCCAGACGACTTCACCCATGTGCAGCACCTGTCACTCAGCTACAACCGTTCGCTCAGCCAGTTGCCAACCGGGTTCTACGAGCGCTTCCCCAACCTCAATCGCCTGCTGCTGGCCGACTGCCGGTTCGACACCGTGCCCCGCCTGGGTAACACTGAGCACCTCGCCTGGGTGGATCTGGAAGGCAACCGCATTACCTGGAGTAGCCAAGCCCAGCAGGCACTGAACCGCTGCTCCGGGCTTGTAGTACTGGACCTTTCGGGCAACCCACTGCTGCAGGCCCCGGACCTGCGCGGGCTGGCCTACCTGAGGACGCTGTTCCTGAACCACTGTGCGCTCAGCGAATTGCCGCAAGGCCTGGATCAGATGATCGAGCCCATCATCCTGGACATTGGCGACAACCAACTGCTGCGGCTGCCTGACGGTTTCAACGTACCACGGCCAGTCGCAAACGCCCTGCGTCTGGAAAGCGAATGGCTGGGTTCACCAGTGCTTGCGCAGATCGAGGCCTACAACGCGATGCACCAAGTGGACCTGCTGGTGTGCGAAGGCGACTACCTGGAATTCTTCGAACAGACCGGCCCGGCCGAAATGGCCCTGTGGCAGCGATTGCCGCTGCAGTATCGGCGCGACCTCAGGCCCTTGCTTGAACTTGAACCGTTCGTGTCCCGCCCACGGCAAGCCCGTGCAGAGTTCTGGCGGCGCCTGGCCCTGATCGACGCAGACCCGGCCCTGCGCCAGCAATGGTTGACGCACCCACCCTATGACCTGTTCAACCTCCCGCTTTGACAGGGATACCGATGCCTGCCTGTCCAACAGGCAGGCGCGGGTGGTCATGTTAGGCCAGACTGGTGTTTTTCCGGCGAGCGGTGCATGCTCGCTGCTGAAGCGTTTCACCCAGCTCGAAACCCACCCAGCAATGTGAGGTGCAGTACCCATGGACCGTCTGCTCGATTCACTCTTCCCCAGCGCCGAGGA of the Pseudomonas asiatica genome contains:
- a CDS encoding leucine-rich repeat domain-containing protein, with product MPAINPHQPLLQAQLPHWARQVTPNQWAALKRTQVAPWKRQDWFANAAPDLREAACASQARLMQAQAALANSLKGLKQITEFAEPLLQRRLAEHGFHAQLRNSQLLRVERNWHWAALRYLFSHRRDNLLQAALQNFASDEVFTAESAIALGDNIHVTPIQIQGAVPVGMQVPIAHFPLQSEHYQVERLPLAPAAFATLCRDLDLGKAYQAHLEQHLAQPATRGLAIRVQKDRLRLAADLAYMRHLLDGSTLDQIERLLQGGTVPCWQLALFGTPLHEVMLIDAGGAGLALYLPGHDPALRQCSNLDAVHDTLATLLLEPDARQAFTAYIRQDQRTHFLDLLQQNLDATGNTAYDRPWQRAAQADLRPTRVAITAEPFGHYQDLHLARLKHEASLLAVPTAMADANARARRLDEWENLGLDALNIAVFFIPGAGTLMLAVTACQLLGEAFEGYQAWHEGDRHLALRHLEAVGLNLALIGGFVAAGKVVPKLFNSPLMESLQQVRGSDGRYRLWNEDLTPYRSAVTLPQTLQPNALGQYLYQGRYFIRMDGQLFEQRFDHNLQQWRAIHPDTPDAWQPPLAHNAQGAWRGQHEQPGQWPFAKLARRLGEAYAAFTPEQLAKAGRLCGIDTAQLRRVHLEGRATPPLLLDALQRMAAQAEVEALADKATPGLFERLYNGSAPTTPSTQKLLAAYPRLSPALATCLLTPLGEAESLAWQQQGQLPIQVRQALEQVHSELPLVRALEGVLQPARASSDSERLLFSALDAMPDWPADLRLELHGASPQGPLLEHVGSDQASTLRRVIKTTEGYEVDRGERPAPGPRDPDLCRAIEQALPRSHRDTLGFPTADGSSLRQRVLGWVDLHRQTLAQRLWGHRALLRKPMGSLRGGRPLDPEPPQPRLAGSLAGAYRRLFPDATDWEFENWLGNDEDNPYVDDIRSPTQRLHDLQQRLDTLRRDLHEWARPDPQRPHQRHLAIRPILNAWRRLSTVALEGGGSLHSLDLSGLELDNQDLASLALPDDFTHVQHLSLSYNRSLSQLPTGFYERFPNLNRLLLADCRFDTVPRLGNTEHLAWVDLEGNRITWSSQAQQALNRCSGLVVLDLSGNPLLQAPDLRGLAYLRTLFLNHCALSELPQGLDQMIEPIILDIGDNQLLRLPDGFNVPRPVANALRLESEWLGSPVLAQIEAYNAMHQVDLLVCEGDYLEFFEQTGPAEMALWQRLPLQYRRDLRPLLELEPFVSRPRQARAEFWRRLALIDADPALRQQWLTHPPYDLFNLPL